The sequence below is a genomic window from Candidatus Sungiibacteriota bacterium.
GCAAGACTTCGGGGAGCTGGTAAAAACCATTGCCCGGGGAATACAGACTATTGCCTTGCCCTTGGCCGTTGTGGCCATTGTTTTTGCCGGTTTTCAGATGATTATTTCGTCCGGCAACGAGGCCAAGCTCAAGGAGGCCAAAAAAACACTGACTTGGGTTTTGGTGGGAACAGCCATTGTGGTTGGGGCAACGGTTCTGGCTGAAGTTATGGTAAACTTTGCCAAAACATTATAAAAGGTCGACCTTAGTTAATCACCATAGAAAAAATATAATGTCTAAACTATTAAAACTCTATCCTACCTTCGTGGTCGGCGCTTCCCTTCTGCCGTTGGTGGCCGGGGCGCAAACCCCCCAAACTCTGTCAGA
It includes:
- a CDS encoding TrbC/VirB2 family protein, with product MSWLNFRRVFLGFGVWLNCVILTLVRSTVVFAQTEIPNPIKSQDFGELVKTIARGIQTIALPLAVVAIVFAGFQMIISSGNEAKLKEAKKTLTWVLVGTAIVVGATVLAEVMVNFAKTL